The DNA window CTTGTGTCGCACGCTCCAGTAATGCACCTGCAGAAGGGTCAATTAAGGTACTCACAAAGCCGTCTTGTGGTTGTGAAAAAGCCGCTATACGTGCTGTCATATCCGCCGAATTTGACGGTAATAACTGATAACTTTCACTCGCAGGTTGATACAACAGCGGGCCTTGCGCGGTAAATGCGGTAAAACCAGCGATTTGGGTAACCGCTAACATTTCTTTGCTACCATTCGCCATCGTCACTTGAGTTTCTGTGGTCGTGACTTTACTGCTTGCCACCATTTGCTCGGTAAATAATAACCATAAGTTTTTAATCGCTACAAGATTCGGTTCAAAATTCGCTTCGCTATAAGGTGATAGTTGGATTGAACGTCCTGATAAAATAGCGCTTAGTGGGCTTTTATTTAATTGACCACGTAGGTCCTGGCTAGCGCGGCGGAATTCACTGAACACGTTATCCAAATCGGACTTTTCACTATTGGCTAATTTTTGTTTCGCTAAAATCAGTTTATTGTTGCCAGCAATGGTATTTTGCAACTGGGTCATTTGTTGTTGTAGTGTTTGGTTACGTTTAGCTTGTTTCGCTAAATTGGCTTCTTGAGTCGCAAGATTACTTTTAAAACGCGTTAATGCCTCATTGTCTATTTTAGTTTCAGCCACATTACTTTGCTTAACTTGCTTTAACAGATCATCCAATGGTGTCGCATTGACGTTGAACATCAACAAGCTAGTCGTAATCAAGAGAGCGTTAAAATACGTTGGCATAATTCTAAGCGTAGTCGTAATAGTCATTATAGCGCCTCCTGCTGCTGCGTGGCCGAAACAGAATTCGCCGGTACGATTTCCGATACTATCGATGCCTCTAATAAAGGTAGGGATAATAAAGTTGGTACGGTTTTGTTGTCTGCCACATCATAGGCTTGTTTCACTTTCGGCAGCCAACTTGCTGGTAATATTAACCAAGTGCGACTGCTGTTATCCCAATAACCTGCGTTATTATGATCTGGCGTCAGGTAATATAGAGCGACGCGACCAACACGGATAAGTTGTACAGTTTTGTCGGCATCACTTAATGGTAGCTGTGCTTGCCATGTTTCGATAGTATCACCATATTCAGTCTCAATTTGATAGGCTTCTAAGATACGACGGTAT is part of the Moritella viscosa genome and encodes:
- a CDS encoding ExbB-related biopolymer transport protein encodes the protein MTITTTLRIMPTYFNALLITTSLLMFNVNATPLDDLLKQVKQSNVAETKIDNEALTRFKSNLATQEANLAKQAKRNQTLQQQMTQLQNTIAGNNKLILAKQKLANSEKSDLDNVFSEFRRASQDLRGQLNKSPLSAILSGRSIQLSPYSEANFEPNLVAIKNLWLLFTEQMVASSKVTTTETQVTMANGSKEMLAVTQIAGFTAFTAQGPLLYQPASESYQLLPSNSADMTARIAAFSQPQDGFVSTLIDPSAGALLERATQVRAWWQVFSDAGVVGGIIVAVGIIGMTIGLFRLLVLTREAKKIELQKQQLNKLTDNPLGRIISVAERHERSNADELARFLDEAILAELPECRKELGSIAVLATIAPLLGLLGTVAGMIETFQAITAYGNSDPQVLSSGISQALLTTKFGLIAAVPLMLLHSLLTSKSDSILHVIEHQSAGLLAQRQQRLSLYANEAEPRVMTHQQQATGNV